The DNA segment AGTGGGACGCCTTTACGGGCGGTAAAAGGTATCTGGACGTCAAGGAGCTGCTAAGCGCCTTCGTGCAAAAATGCTACGAAAACTACCAACAAGAGCGCGATTTGGAAAATCTTGCGAAAAAACTTAGCCAAGAGATAGGCTGAAATCCCGTATAATCTTTATATTGTTTAGAACATAATTTTTTATATCTATTTTATATAGCTTGTGTATAATCACACAATACGAGATGGGTAGATGAGCAAAAGAGAAAAGTTATTAAAAAAACTTGAGAATAATCCAAAAGACGTTAGATTTGAGACACTTAAAAATTTATTGGAATCAGAAGGCTGGAAAGCGTCCAATAACGGCTCTTCCCATTGGCAGTTTAGAAAGGAAGGGAAAAAATAACCACACCTTATAAACGTCCGGTAAAACCCGTTTATGTAAAAATGCCCTTAGAAGCTCTGAAAGGATAAAAAATGAAAAAAGACCTGAATTACTATCTAAATTTACCTTATGAGATCGTAGTTAGAAAGCTAACCGATGATGAGGGTGGCGGATATTTCGCGTATTATAAGGATTTTAAAGGCGTTATGGGAGATGGAGAGAGCGAAGCAGAAGCGATATCCGACGTGAAAGAGGCTTTTAAATTTTGTATTCAGACCGATTTGAAAGAGGGTGTTGTGATACCTGAACCTCAAGGCGAAGAAAAGCGCGTAAGGGTAAACGTGAGCCTGCCTAAGTCGCTGCTTGATGCTATAGATAGAGTCAGCTCAAACCGATTGGCATTTTTGAGGAAGACTACAAATACGGCTTTAAACGCCTAAATTTATGATTA comes from the Campylobacter rectus genome and includes:
- a CDS encoding type II toxin-antitoxin system HicB family antitoxin; its protein translation is MKKDLNYYLNLPYEIVVRKLTDDEGGGYFAYYKDFKGVMGDGESEAEAISDVKEAFKFCIQTDLKEGVVIPEPQGEEKRVRVNVSLPKSLLDAIDRVSSNRLAFLRKTTNTALNA